From Vigna unguiculata cultivar IT97K-499-35 chromosome 5, ASM411807v1, whole genome shotgun sequence, the proteins below share one genomic window:
- the LOC114184893 gene encoding protein ACTIVITY OF BC1 COMPLEX KINASE 3, chloroplastic-like codes for MATVAQPCPSWKRGSVPLSKRLTRRRFSGRITLTRLTPQAALVQAPPPPSAPRDNSSIQVLTLSRANDLQAEARAMARAANATVYNPQLIASMYGSQPVKVVRRTLQIVGALGSFGMKLLLDQRNGVLDKNRIVRASELKNIFTKLGPTFVKLGQGLSTRPDICPPEYLEELSELQDGLPTFPDEEAFACIERELGLSLDSIFSSISPSPIAAASLGQVYKAQLKYSGRLVAVKVQRPCIEEAIGLDFYLIRGLGIFINKYVDIITSDVVALIDEFARRVFQELNYVQEGQNARRFKKLYADKEDICVPDVFWDYTSAKVLTMEWVDGVKLNEQEAIERQGLKVLDLVNTGIQCSLRQLLEYGYFHADPHPGNLLATPEGKLAFLDFGMMSETPEEARSAIIGHVVHLVNRDYEAMARDYYALDFLSPDVDVSPIVPALRDFFDDALNYTVSELNFKTLVDGLGNVLYQFPFNVPAYYALILRSLTVLEGLALYADPNFKVLAASYPYFAKRLLTDPNPYLRDALIELLFQDGRFRWGRLENLLVQGRMDRDFSAKEALQPVLKVLLSPDGEELRTLVIKEAVQVTEAFTLSTISDTYKSVPDFMKTLVFNGNANGPIIMSEVETQKMIELRDQVFRIWGLLQSSNDFDRDLLLPILQVLQQPEARRLGERVMGGISQRLAARFLQQVLRVPTPST; via the exons ATGGCAACGGTGGCGCAGCCGTGTCCTTCATGGAAGCGCGGTTCTGTTCCGCTCTCCAAGCGCCTCACACGACGTCGTTTCAGCGGAAGAATCACTCTCACGCGCCTCACCCCACAAGCTGCTCTGGTCCAAGCACCGCCTCCACCTTCCGCGCCCAGAGACAATAGCTCCATTCAGGTCCTCACCCTGTCACGTGCCAATGACTTGCAAGCCGAGGCCAGAGCCATGGCACGCGCGGCCAATGCGACCGTCTACAACCCGCAACTGATAGCGTCCATGTATGGCTCTCAGCCCGTTAAG GTGGTGCGGAGGACCCTTCAGATTGTAGGTGCGTTGGGTTCGTTTGGGATGAAGCTGTTGCTGGACCAGAGGAATGGAGTGCTCGATAAGAATAGAATAGTTCGTGCGTCTGAGCTTAAGAACATATTTACGAAGCTGGGTCCCACTTTTGTGAAATTGGGTCAGGGATTGTCCACAAGGCCTGACATATGCCCACCGGAGTATTTGGAAGAGCTTTCTGAGCTTCAA GATGGTTTGCCTACATTTCCTGATGAGGAGGCCTTTGCATGCATTGAGAGGGAATTGGGTCTATCTCTTGACTCCATATTCTCTTCTATATCACCATCACCCATAGCAGCAGCCAGTTTAGGACAAGTTTATAAAGCTCAGTTGAAATATTCAGGAAGACTTGTGGCTGTGAAGGTGCAACGTCCTTGTATTGAGGAAGCAATAGGATTGGACTTCTACCTGATAAGAGGTCTTGggatttttattaataaatatgttgaCATAATCACTAGCGATGTTGTTGCGCTTATTGATGAATTTGCACGTAGAGTATTTCAGGAGCTCAACTATGTGCAG GAGGGACAAAATGCAAGGAGGTTCAAAAAATTGTATGCTGACAAGGAAGATATCTGTGTCCCTGATGTTTTCTGGGATTATACAAGTGCCAAAGTACTGACGATGGAGTGGGTTGACGGAGTCAAACTAAATGAACAGGAAGCTATTGAGAGACAAGGATTAAAAGTGTTGGATTTGGTTAATACAGGCATTCAGTGCAGCCTCAGACAACTACTTGAGTATGGATATTTCCATGCAGATCCACATCCTGGGAACCTTTTAGCAACACCGGAGGGAAAGCTTGCTTTTCTTGATTTTGGGATGATGAGTGAGACTCCAGAAGAAGCAAGATCTGCCATAATTGGCCATGTTGTTCACTTAGTTAACCGAGACTATGAAGCTATGGCTCGTGACTACTATGCTCTTGATTTTCTGTCACCTGATGTTGATGTATCACCAATTGTACCAGCACTACGAGACTTTTTTGATGATGCACTTAATTATACTGTGAGTGAACTTAACTTCAAGACACTGGTGGATGGTCTAGGAAACGTTTTGTATCAATTTCCATTCAATG TCCCAGCCTACTATGCTTTAATATTAAGGTCTCTCACTGTCTTAGAAGGTTTAGCACTTTATGCTGATCCCAATTTTAAGGTTCTTGCGGCATCTTACCCATATTTTGCTAAGCGGCTGTTGACAGACCCAAACCCATATCTCAGAGATGCTCTTATAGAGTTGCTTTTCCAGGATGGGAGATTCAG GTGGGGTAGGCTTGAAAACCTGCTAGTCCAGGGGAGAATGGATAGAGATTTCTCCGCAAAAGAGGCTTTACAACCTGTCCTAAAAGTATTGTTGAGTCCAGATGGTGAAGAACTCAGGACCCTTGTTATCAAAGAAGCTGTTCAAGTGACTGAAGCTTTTACACTTAGCACAATTTCTGATACATACAAGTCAGTTCCTGATTTTATGAAGACTCTTGTTTTCAATGGCAATGCAAATGGACCCATTATAATGTCCGAAGTTGAAACACAAAAGATGATAGAGCTTAGAGATCAAGTATTCAGGATATGGGGACTTTTGCAATCATCTAATGATTTTGATCGAGATCTTTTACTACCTATACTACAG GTCCTTCAGCAACCTGAGGCACGCAGACTTGGGGAACGTGTTATGGGCGGGATCTCTCAACGTCTTGCAGCACGCTTTCTGCAACAAGTACTTCGAGTTCCAACACCTTCCACATAG